From a region of the Gordonia sp. PP30 genome:
- a CDS encoding PadR family transcriptional regulator, protein MLELAILGLLLESPMHGYELRKRLTGLLGAFRAFSYGSLYPTLRRMQADGLIVEDDTPGPSGTKVRRGRRVYRLTPLGETRFAELVADTGPQNYTDDGFGVHLAFFSRTPAMARMRILEGRRRQVEERRESLRELLGRAGLGSDHYTRQMHELSLETSEREVQWLNKLIADEASGSTTELPGAGQSSSGAERKNSAAPQSAVPPQEEGEPDHG, encoded by the coding sequence TTGCTCGAACTGGCGATCCTGGGTCTCCTCCTCGAATCCCCGATGCACGGCTACGAGCTCCGCAAGCGGCTGACGGGTCTGCTCGGCGCCTTCCGCGCCTTCTCGTACGGGTCGCTGTATCCGACGCTCCGCCGTATGCAGGCCGACGGCCTGATCGTCGAGGACGACACCCCCGGCCCGTCGGGTACCAAGGTGCGCCGCGGCCGCCGCGTCTACCGGCTCACCCCGCTGGGTGAGACCCGGTTCGCCGAACTCGTCGCCGACACCGGGCCGCAGAACTACACCGACGACGGCTTCGGCGTTCACCTCGCCTTCTTCAGCCGCACCCCCGCGATGGCGCGCATGCGGATCCTCGAGGGCCGCCGGCGCCAGGTCGAAGAGCGCCGCGAGTCGCTGCGCGAATTGCTCGGCCGCGCCGGTCTCGGTTCGGATCACTACACCCGCCAGATGCACGAGCTCAGCTTGGAGACCTCCGAGCGCGAGGTGCAGTGGCTCAACAAGCTGATCGCCGACGAGGCATCAGGATCCACCACAGAACTCCCCGGAGCAGGGCAGTCCAGCTCCGGTGCAGAAAGAAAGAATTCGGCGGCACCGCAATCCGCCGTTCCGCCGCAAGAAGAAGGAGAACCCGACCATGGGTGA